From the genome of bacterium:
AGGACGAACGCGGCGAGGAACGCGCACCAGGCGGCGGGCACGTGGACGTAGAGGATCTTCTGGAGGTGGCCCATGTCCCGCTCGGGCGGTGATACGGCGAACCCCACCACCTGTGCGGCCACCACGGCGGCAAGGGACACGACGGCCAAAGGCCCCAGCCAGCGCGCCGCCGGCGGCCGCGCCGCCCCGGCCCCTCCCTTGCCCGGTCGCGACATCTCGTTCCCCTCGGTGTAGTCGTGCGAGCCTGGAGGGAAAGATACGCCGGCCCCCTACCAGGTCAAGCCGCGAGGACCCCGGCCGGCGGGATGCGGGTAGACGATCGCGGAGGCGGACCCTATTCTGGGCGCTGACATGAGAACGAGCCGTCCTCGATTCCTCCTGCCGCTGGTCCTCCTGGTCCTGGCCGGCTGCGCGGCCCGGGGCGGCGTGCCCACGGAAGCGGCGCGCCGCTCCAACGCGCGGCCCGCGGCGCTGGCGCGCCTCACGGTCGAGAACCGGACGGCGCACGCGCTGACCATCGCGTTCCAGCCGGCGGCGTCGAGCGGCGCCGAGGTGGTCGTGGGCGAGGTCGCTCCCGGCGGCGATGCGGAGCTCGCCCCCGTTCCGGCCGGCGAGCCGATCGTGTTGCTCGCCCGGACCCGGCAGGGTCGCGTGCTCCGCCTGCCGGCCCGCTCCTTCGAGCTGGACGGCTCCTGGCACTGGGTCATCCCCGCGGACGCGGTGTTCCGCCAACCGGATCCGGTAGAGTGAGCGACCTGCACGGCGCCGCCGCCGAGCGCCCGGACCGCCCCGAGCGCGCCCAGCGCTCCGCCGAACCGGTGCCGGCCGGGCACAGGCGCAGAGCCCATTCCCACGCCGACCACGCCGACCACGCACACGGCCACGGCCGGAGGGGCCACGGCCACGCCCACGCCCACGGGGGGCACGGCCACGCCCACGACGCCGAACACCTGCGCAGCGCGAGCCGACGCAGCCTGGTCTTGGTCCTCGGCCTCACCGCCACCTTCATGGTGGCCGAGGTCGTGGGTGGGCTGCTCTCCAACTCCCTGGCGCTGCTCGCCGACGCCGCCCACATGCTCACCGACGTGGCGGCGATCGCGCTGGCGCTCTTCGCGCTGTGGTTCGCCCAGCGGCCCGCGACCCCGGAGAAAACCTACGGCTACCTGCGGCTCGAGATCCTGGCCGCGCTGGTCAACGGAGCCGCCCTCATCGTCATCGCACTGGGCATCTTCTACGGCGCCTACCGGCGGCTCGCCGAGCCCGAGCCGGTGGAGAGCGGTCTCATGCTCGCCGTGGCGGCGGTCGGCCTGCTGGTCAACGTCGCGGCCGCATGGATCCTCCACCGTTCGGCCGGCCACAGCCTCAACGTGCGCGGCGCGTACCTGCACGTGCTCGGCGACCTCCTCGGCTCGGTGGGCGCGATCGTCGCCGCGCTGGTGATCCTCACCACCGGATGGGTGCTCGCCGACCCGTTGATCTCCGTCGTGATCGGCATGCTCATCCTGGTCAGCAGTTGGAAACTGGTGCGCGAGTCCGTGGACGTGCTCCTCGAGGCCGTGCCCCGCCACATCGACCTGGCCGAGGTGCGGCGCGCCATCGAGGAGATCCCGGGCGTGGAGGAGGTGCACGACCTCCACGTCTGGACGGTGACCAGCGGCTTCTTCGCCATGAGCGGCCACGCGGTGGTCCGCGACCCGGCGCAGTACCAGCGCGTGCTGAGCGAGATCCACGACTGCATGCACGACCGCTTCGGCATCCGGCACGTGACCGTACAGCTCGAGCCGCGGACCCTCTATACCATCGAATCCACGCTGAAACAGGACCTGAGACGGCAACCGGGACACGACCATGGCTGAGCGGATCCGCGTGCGGACGCGTGAGCGCGAGGAGCTGGTGGACATCACCCCGCAGGTCCGGGAGGCAGTGCGCGCCAGCGGCGTGGCCGACGGCGTCGTGCACCTCTGGGCCCTGCACACCACCTGTGCGCTCACGGTGAACGAGGGCGCGGACCCGGACGTGGCGCGGGACGTGGTGCACACGCTGCGCCGACTGGTGCCGCGGGAGGGCGACTACCGGCACGGCGAGGGCAACTCGGACTCCCACGTCAAGACGTCGCTGTTCGGGCCCGGGCTCACCCTGCTCGTGGAGGACGGCGATCTCCTCTTGGGCACGTGGCAGCGCGTGTTCCTGGCGGAGTGGGACGGCCCGCGGACGCGGGAGGTCGCGGTGCTGGTCCGGGGTTGAGCCCCGGAGCACGATTCGTTAGATTGCAGAGCTGTCCGGGTCGCCCGCGGCCCGGCTTTTTTTGTGCCGAACCCGAACGGCGCCGCACCGAGGCGAACGCGGCGCCCACGAGACTCCGAATGATCCGCAACGTCGCCATCATCGCCCACGTCGACCACGGCAAGACGACCCTGGTGGACCAGATGCTCCGTCAGGCCGGGGCGTTCCGGGAGAACCAGGTCGTGGCCGAACGCGTGATGGATTCGAACCCGCTCGAGCGGGAGCGGGGCATCACGATCCTCGCCAAGAACACGTCGGTGCGGTGGCGGGGGCACAAGATCAACATCGTGGACACGCCGGGGCATGCGGACTTCGGCGGCGAGGTCGAGCGCATCCTGCGCATGGTG
Proteins encoded in this window:
- a CDS encoding cation transporter → MPAGHRRRAHSHADHADHAHGHGRRGHGHAHAHGGHGHAHDAEHLRSASRRSLVLVLGLTATFMVAEVVGGLLSNSLALLADAAHMLTDVAAIALALFALWFAQRPATPEKTYGYLRLEILAALVNGAALIVIALGIFYGAYRRLAEPEPVESGLMLAVAAVGLLVNVAAAWILHRSAGHSLNVRGAYLHVLGDLLGSVGAIVAALVILTTGWVLADPLISVVIGMLILVSSWKLVRESVDVLLEAVPRHIDLAEVRRAIEEIPGVEEVHDLHVWTVTSGFFAMSGHAVVRDPAQYQRVLSEIHDCMHDRFGIRHVTVQLEPRTLYTIESTLKQDLRRQPGHDHG